A single Gasterosteus aculeatus chromosome 2, fGasAcu3.hap1.1, whole genome shotgun sequence DNA region contains:
- the lhfpl4b gene encoding LHFPL tetraspan subfamily member 3 protein isoform X4, with translation MFDPPIALGFHPRFLLLFHLCLLASLVPSIVPSTVPATVPSMVPSMGPSVIPSIVPPTVPFLVPFVGLCSKVCVESDWPVLDCRGGLSSLSPLPSFQSVAMLVGVSVWAVWTSVLCLCLFRFCSGATVYKICAWLQLTAGFCLALACLLFPDSWESPEMRALCGDSVGSFSLGNCSVHWAYILAILGILDAAILATLAFVLANRQDALLPPDAKEVTTGLLMSA, from the exons ATGTTCGACCCACCCATCGCTCTGGGGTTCCATCCACGATTCCTTCTATTGTTCCATCTTTGCCTCCTTGCCTCTTTGGTCCCATCTATAGTTCCCTCTACAGTTCCCGCTACGGTCCCCTCTATGGTTCCTTCTATGGGACCCTCTGTGATTCCCTCTATTGTTCCTCCTACGGTTCCCTTTCTGGTTCCTTTTGTGGGTCTGTGTTCTAAGGTGTGTGTGGAGTCCGACTGGCCGGTTCTGGACTGCCGTGGTGGTCTCTCCAGTCTGTCCCCTCTGCCGTCCTTCCAGTCGGTGGCCATGTTGGTGGGAGTGTCTGTGTGGGCGGTGTGGACCAgtgtcctctgtctctgtctcttcagGTTCTGCAGCGGCGCCACGGTCTATAAGATCTGTGCCTGGCTGCAGCTTACTGCAG GCTTCTGTCTGGCGTTAGCTTGTCTATTGTTTCCAGACTCGTGGGAGAGTCCAGAGATGAGAGCTCTGTGTGGAGACTCT GTCGGCAGCTTCTCTCTAGGTAACTGCTCCGTCCACTGGGCCTACATCCTGGCCATCCTGGGCATTTTGGACGCCGCCATCTTGGCCACGTTGGCCTTCGTCCTTGCCAACAGACAGGATGCCCTGCTGCCTCCGGACGCCAAGGAGG TGACCACAGGTCTGCTGATGTCGGCGTGA
- the lhfpl4b gene encoding LHFPL tetraspan subfamily member 3 protein isoform X5, with translation MSVSPPLPHLSRLYQTEFVRSARAVGVLWAVCSLCLAIIQVVVLVQPSWVGTRETQHLGGAGPVPASGTLGLFESVAMLVGVSVWAVWTSVLCLCLFRFCSGATVYKICAWLQLTAGFCLALACLLFPDSWESPEMRALCGDSVGSFSLGNCSVHWAYILAILGILDAAILATLAFVLANRQDALLPPDAKEVTTGLLMSA, from the exons ATGTCAGTgtccccgcccctccctcaccTGTCCCGTCTCTACCAGACGGAGTTTGTGAGGAGTGCCCGTGCGGTGGGGGTTCTTTGGGCCGTGTGCTCCCTCTGCCTAGCCATCATCCAAGTAGTGGTCCTGGTCCAGCCGTCCTGGGTCGGCACTAGAGAGACCCAACACCTGGGGGGGGCAGGGCCTGTCCCGGCCAGCGGCACCCTGGGACTGTTTGAG TCGGTGGCCATGTTGGTGGGAGTGTCTGTGTGGGCGGTGTGGACCAgtgtcctctgtctctgtctcttcagGTTCTGCAGCGGCGCCACGGTCTATAAGATCTGTGCCTGGCTGCAGCTTACTGCAG GCTTCTGTCTGGCGTTAGCTTGTCTATTGTTTCCAGACTCGTGGGAGAGTCCAGAGATGAGAGCTCTGTGTGGAGACTCT GTCGGCAGCTTCTCTCTAGGTAACTGCTCCGTCCACTGGGCCTACATCCTGGCCATCCTGGGCATTTTGGACGCCGCCATCTTGGCCACGTTGGCCTTCGTCCTTGCCAACAGACAGGATGCCCTGCTGCCTCCGGACGCCAAGGAGG TGACCACAGGTCTGCTGATGTCGGCGTGA
- the lhfpl4b gene encoding LHFPL tetraspan subfamily member 3 protein isoform X3, with the protein MSVSPPLPHLSRLYQTEFVRSARAVGVLWAVCSLCLAIIQVVVLVQPSWVGTRETQHLGGAGPVPASGTLGLFEVCVESDWPVLDCRGGLSSLSPLPSFQSVAMLVGVSVWAVWTSVLCLCLFRFCSGATVYKICAWLQLTAGFCLALACLLFPDSWESPEMRALCGDSVGSFSLGNCSVHWAYILAILGILDAAILATLAFVLANRQDALLPPDAKEVTTGLLMSA; encoded by the exons ATGTCAGTgtccccgcccctccctcaccTGTCCCGTCTCTACCAGACGGAGTTTGTGAGGAGTGCCCGTGCGGTGGGGGTTCTTTGGGCCGTGTGCTCCCTCTGCCTAGCCATCATCCAAGTAGTGGTCCTGGTCCAGCCGTCCTGGGTCGGCACTAGAGAGACCCAACACCTGGGGGGGGCAGGGCCTGTCCCGGCCAGCGGCACCCTGGGACTGTTTGAG GTGTGTGTGGAGTCCGACTGGCCGGTTCTGGACTGCCGTGGTGGTCTCTCCAGTCTGTCCCCTCTGCCGTCCTTCCAGTCGGTGGCCATGTTGGTGGGAGTGTCTGTGTGGGCGGTGTGGACCAgtgtcctctgtctctgtctcttcagGTTCTGCAGCGGCGCCACGGTCTATAAGATCTGTGCCTGGCTGCAGCTTACTGCAG GCTTCTGTCTGGCGTTAGCTTGTCTATTGTTTCCAGACTCGTGGGAGAGTCCAGAGATGAGAGCTCTGTGTGGAGACTCT GTCGGCAGCTTCTCTCTAGGTAACTGCTCCGTCCACTGGGCCTACATCCTGGCCATCCTGGGCATTTTGGACGCCGCCATCTTGGCCACGTTGGCCTTCGTCCTTGCCAACAGACAGGATGCCCTGCTGCCTCCGGACGCCAAGGAGG TGACCACAGGTCTGCTGATGTCGGCGTGA